The segment AGCAGaaagttccttcttcattggtgatggtttggcctgcATAAACCATGCCCtctttcataactggtgacctatttaaggtagagtcttgtgtgaggtatcattgaactcagcagggagttcccttttcattggtgacaatttgcagtgtctgagtgccgcgcaaatgcacggtcgcaaggagcggcgccTGCCAGTAACCCCGATGCACGCAGAGGCGCGACGGACCGTCCAATGTTGCTTGCAACTTTAATTTTAATTGTATCCAATACTCAATGAGATGTTGCAGAAACAAGCCCAGCGTAAAGCAATAAAgcaaaagctgtcagataaatgtagtgcagtaaacatTACATTTCCCTCTGAGGTGTAGTGGGGTAGCCTACAAGTATGAAGTAgcagcaggggcgattctaggatcagacctttaggggctcagcccctaatgagaatgtgacacggatatagtgcatgcaaaagtgttaatctgcaccatgaaattaccaacttcttcacaaccgcactcctgctctccctctgacagatagagactcagcTAAAGGCGTGAGTCTGGCACAACTACCTCAACCAGAATCTAAGCTTTCCAATGATATTAACGCCAGTTGCTATGACAAATGGTTTGCGAGAAAATTAACATTCAACTTACATGAAATGTTATCATATTTGCATTCTGCAAATCTCTGCACACCCATTATTATCTGTAAAATATCTCACAAACTCTTCACTCCACACGTGCATCGGTAGTAGGCCTACAACAAGCGGTTCCCGAGTAATCTGGTTTTGAAATTCCAACAAATTTCTACATGGTCTCCAACTtcaggccaaaattataatgtATTCTCATGTAAACTATGTATGTCAGtatagacatttttgtaaattgctTAGCCAGTGTATCCCTTCATAATGGTTATTATATTGCCAGATTCCAGACAATCCCGCTTACTTATATATATCCCACttacaaatatgaatatatttcTACTGGTATGCTTCCAAGtgacattaatgcaaaaatatgaagaaaaaactattccacctgtgtgtgcatggttaTAATTCTGAAGTGCAAAATAGTTCAGGCTACAGCACAAATATTTCCATCCATAGATAAGAATAATCAAGTCTAACCTCAgaatttcttttcaaagtgcaccagattgatgcatttaaacttttaaatagaCAACATTTTCTTACAGGGGAGCATGCCGATGGATCCCCCTAGGGGGGCTTGTGCCCCAGTGCAGCTCTAGGTCTAGTGACGGCAGTGTCcctgttttaagttttacaaagataaaaacatatttacgcttctgggctgaaaatgtccccggattttgtctcagaaatctggtcacatagatagatagatagatagatagatagatagatagatagatagatagatagatagatagatagatagataattccACATGTCACAGCAGCAGTACTAACGAAACAACACTAAACAAATAGAAGATATTATTACATGCATCTAAGGTTACTTATCGTGTCGCTCGGCCTGTGTGGGTTGTATTACTGATATATCTATAAACTCAGAGCCCTTAAAATCCCTGTTTTAACTATTTGTTCACTTAggtaaattacattacatttctcCAAACTAACCTGTCTTGGATACCCAAGTCATTTCACATTATTTTAGTACTTTATTTCTCGATGGCTATACGTCATAGCCTACACAATGGAGTGCAAAGTGGATTTAGAAAGAATTATTTTGAAAGTCCCAGACCGGATGTCGCAGGTAGGCTACTCTTGTGTCTGGTGCTGCTGTTCGGATGATTAAAATGTCTAACGTCAGTTTTGATAAATCACCACGTGGATCAAAGGCCTGGATCGCTCTGAGACGACTTGATAAAAACGGTTCGTAGGTTTCTCTAAGTTTTTCGACTTTACGAGCAgtgatttattgtttttcagccaCTGATGTCCTCggtctgtgagtctgtgtccatggcaaccgGCCTCTTTAACCCATTAAAGACTTATGGAGATTAGAAGAACGCTTATGTTTATGTCATAGACAGCCAGCATATGGCTAGGTTTAGGTTATTCATAGGCCTACATGAGATGTTTCCTTTTCACTTCAGCAAATGTGTAGCTAGTGACGTTTATAGCCATAACTTTTCTAGACGAGAGCAGCTGTATTTGACTATTGAGTGTTATCAGCTTGGCTGCAGCCCTTCATCTCATATTCAGTAAAGTGATTCAAAGAGGGAATGAAAAGCCTATTTATGATTACTATTAAACGATTGAACTATCACATGATTCCTGCTAGTTCCATATCTGATgtgtaatgtaaatgtgtgtgtgtgtgtgtgtgtgtgtgtgtgtgtgtgtgtgtgtgtgtgtgtgtgtgtgtgtgtgtgtgtttgtggtggtgATGGCGTTTTATAAATAATGTGCTTATAATAAATAAGAGCATTAATTGCCATGTGAAATCTGTGGCGGGTCAGTCAAGTCAATAATAAATTTTCAAGTCtgcagataaaaaaagaaattaatacAGGGTCATGAGTTTCTAATTTTCTAATAAGCGATCCAAAAAAAACTGACGAAATCATCAGCATGCAAATGTTGATGAGGGATTGATAAAGGGTTATAATCCATTAAGTAGCCTAGCCTATCAATCAAGACCTAAGTGTGTTTGATACATAAACATACTCTGTTTTGAATAATAATCTGTGACTGATATGTTGTATATGTAACTCCTACTTCAttgaaaaatacagaatttATGAAGatgcaattcttttttttttattccaaaagTTTAAATACTGGACACAAAATATACTTCACTGTGAAATCCAttatttgtatatgtatactCAGGTTTGACGTTTCCACATCACACTTGTGTACTGCAGTGTGATTTGCTTACAatagttgtgatgtcacaaaatcATGTTCTTGTGTTCACATTTGAAACAGAAAGATTTAAGGTGAGCATAGACAAACTTTCCTCTTACAGCAGAtgaatgtaaaaacaacatataaacACTTTTTAAATAGTGACATATTAAAAAGTGGTAGCATGATCTCATGTTGTATCTGTTGCAGATGACAGAGTGGTGGCTCTTCGTGAAGTGTCCATTCCTCCAGCTGCTGAGGTCACCATGATCATACAGGTGGTTCACCTGTTGCTTTTGTTATTGTACCTGCATAGTATGTTCTTGTTCACctatttaatataaatataaaaattttACAAATTTTtaacaatttaataaaaaaaatttatgtagtatattttgatatatatttttatattttatctttttCAGATTATCACCACTACCTTTGGGCTGAACACTTCCGATGTCATATTCAAGGTACGATTCTTTTGCCTTCTTATTAGAGATGCAGCCTTGTTTCTGAATCTTtgcagaataaataaaaaagaagagaaaaatcaGTTTTTGGTTGTAGCTGAAATTGTCAAATTATCACTTGTGCTTTGATCTGTTTGCAGATAAGGAACCATCGTGGCTGCCTGATCCCTCTGAACAGCTCGATCCCTGCTAACAGCAAGCACATGTAAGGAGTCTTTGACTGGAGACAATTAGTCCTATAATTCAGTACATATTGCATTTATAAAGCACTAATTAATGTCAACTGGTGACGTGTTTTTCACTACAGGCCATATGTGCTTGAGGTAGCCAAGATTTTTCAACATGGTAAGAGCAGACTCACCTTTTGTTCTCTttgacagtgttttcttttctctctctaaaCTGTGGGTCCAGTGGATGCTGGTTTAAAAACAGATAATGAATGACAATATAATTGAAACACAGttgtaataatataacataCGTCCTCATAGGAGAAGTTCTAATTGTTGACAAATACTTagcattaataaacacttaaaaatgTCCATATGGCTGCATACAACTACATTATAGTTtgttataaaccatttattaatGTTTGTTTACTGTGCATAAATGCTAAATATATAGATTTAAAATGAAGTGTGATTAATTTAAATCAGATTATGCAGGAAAAAAATCCTGGTTGTATGTAGTACAGGTTCAACCAAAATGGACTGAAACACATTTTGAGTCACAAAGAATGAGAAAAGGCAACACGGTATCACAAATCATAGTTCCTGCATGCCTAACTACACATCTGTTCATGGGGATCTGGAATTGTTGATACTGTATTCTCCTTTGTGTGCTGCAGAAATGTAATagttctccttaacttctccctAAATCAGTTATTAGCCATATCTATTTCTTACAAAAGTGAAACACAAATTCAGCCTGAAGAAAAGGCAAATTTTTTATGTCTGTAATGTTTGTAATATTTCTGTTCCCAGTGTGTCCTAAGCCCAGAACCATACCCATGACTGTGCTCAACAAGAGCATGAAGACCAGGCTACAGACTATTGACAGGAGGGTAAGACACAGTAACCACATAGCACTAATACTATACAATAATGGTTTGGTAATGGTACAGTATGAACGTTCTTGTCAAAGGTTTAGACTCTTTCATCGAAAGAATAATAGTGCAGTGTTTTCATGCCATTTTACTTTTGTCTAGATCATAAAGCTGTATCACCTGCCAAAAcatgaatatactgtagattccatgttttattacagattcAGAGACTGGAGGAGCTTCTGCCTCAAATTAAACTCAGGCACAACGAAAAACTAAGCCAGGTATTTGAACTTTTCTCTGGGCCTTCTACAACAGTTAACACAACGCCAGTCTATCCACACGCTGCgtagcggaggagggtctggctagtccacacagcattcccgagatgggagaaaaatgtgctctggtttattggcatttctttaaaccaatcacaatcgtcttgggcggcactaagatccgcacagagccgctgcaaaatagtcttgagagcgaaaactcagattggacagattgtcttaatttaccctgcagagatctgaggagcagggaACAGTAGTCCTgataaatccactggagtttaaagcggaaggaaacggaaaatacatgcatccggtggaatttcatGCGGCacaggagcaatcccggaagtggaaagtcaaggatatagactaaccatagacagtatataatggaccaatagaccccgttgctctggacggagaccagtgaaggctattagaagcacttttccggtgatggccagctttactgcgcagcctccaactgagagaatgtgacgtgagcaacgtgtctgaaagttgtaagtcttctggtagctgtgccaagagaaatctcaatcattcccaatcttacagatacggagactgtaggtgtatgtaaggagataacatgggcacaggctaattattgatcactaacatgctagttaacattagtaattaaacctaaacatctcatgtaagtcgaaactgcctgcgagcttctcctgtactatacggtaattcctctactatgcgacagtaagtcacttggttatgacacaatcgttagcctatttttacaaaaacgtctgctacggagccataacgtgaggtacaaggtaatggagccttttatacattgtcgtgtttctttggaactaaacaacggacaaaaagagtctttaaacgcttcagatgtaaagttattcgcagtcaagtgacgtaaaaaaaaaaaatggcggtcagcggaatgctaacaggaggtgatggccagttagcaacaaaatggcgccatgatggctcgagttctgaagcgaagcttacccccttgagacTAACACAACACTTACAGCGATGCTTATGAGTGTAACGCTGGCCACTTACTAATGGGAAATGttgtttgattttatttgtgaaaatgtgacAGTATAAATGGGACAGGGTGTGTTATGATTCAACTACAATCAGAGGTATTTTTACATTCATATGCATCTTTGCATCCACCTGACCATGGCTTCTCTGTCTTGTCTCAGGAGATTGAATGTCTCAACCAAAAGTTGAGGTTTCTTCATAAGAGAATGCAGGTGGGTCATTGTGAtcaaacataataaaacatcagaatcTGTAGGAATATTAAAACTGTGTCAAGCGATGTGAGGGTGCACCTCATTCAGTTCAAGATTATGCAACGCTTCTATTGGACTCCCTCCACATTGTTAAGACTTGGTTTGAAAGACacaccaaattgttggaaatgtaagacaTAGGAAGGCCAATTATTTATGGTCCCATGATTATTTGTTCTGGAAGATTGGTCAATCCTATTAAAGCTGGGCTAGTTTAATGATAGGCAGACAGATTTttttaagaggatggaggaatgaaGGGATGCCGTCAATCCACGAGTGGGCTTGTGATGGCTAAGGTggcagcatttgaaaaaatgtcatataaacaGTTTGCCTGATTGGATGTCTACTAGAAAGTGGGGAAGGTAcctgagctttctggagggctcctaagaagctttgtgctggggagagacgtgtac is part of the Perca flavescens isolate YP-PL-M2 chromosome 9, PFLA_1.0, whole genome shotgun sequence genome and harbors:
- the si:zfos-1056e6.1 gene encoding uncharacterized protein si:zfos-1056e6.1 isoform X2, translating into MIKMSNVSFDKSPRGSKAWIALRRLDKNDDRVVALREVSIPPAAEVTMIIQIITTTFGLNTSDVIFKIRNHRGCLIPLNSSIPANSKHMPYVLEVAKIFQHVCPKPRTIPMTVLNKSMKTRLQTIDRRIQRLEELLPQIKLRHNEKLSQEIECLNQKLRFLHKRMQVADSRSWKGGLTRAPLW
- the si:zfos-1056e6.1 gene encoding uncharacterized protein si:zfos-1056e6.1 isoform X1, which encodes MIKMSNVSFDKSPRGSKAWIALRRLDKNDDRVVALREVSIPPAAEVTMIIQIITTTFGLNTSDVIFKIRNHRGCLIPLNSSIPANSKHMPYVLEVAKIFQHVCPKPRTIPMTVLNKSMKTRLQTIDRRIQRLEELLPQIKLRHNEKLSQEIECLNQKLRFLHKRMQFRVSTLPRSVAGGRFSQLEGGADQGPSVVTVLEDTDHQWDFGYTNHYHVRMDDDLNFYNLFS